One region of Salvia miltiorrhiza cultivar Shanhuang (shh) chromosome 3, IMPLAD_Smil_shh, whole genome shotgun sequence genomic DNA includes:
- the LOC131017378 gene encoding uncharacterized protein LOC131017378 isoform X2, which translates to MSVRKMWKFNRKKTNLVKLHLLSNGIDLTYHTWIWHGERSISNYSITGVIEWALKMFNATMQRKGRKTLNWSIPKVPKQSDNSQCGFYVMRYMKDIIESANFERISSLQLLFNSKSYSNLDAKRKEDHI; encoded by the exons ATGTCCGTGCGCAAAATGTGGAAATTTAATAGGAAAAAGACTAATCTTGTAAAGTTGCATTTGTTGAGTAACGGTATCGATTTAACATACCATACATGGATATGGCATGGAGAAAGATCTATATCAAATTACTCAATAACGGGAGTTATTGAATG GGCGTTAAAGATGTTCAATGCCACGATGCAGAGGAAAGGAAGAAAGACACTAAACTGGTCAATACCTAAG GTTCCTAAACAATCTGACAACTCTCAGTGTGGTTTTTATGTCATGAGATATATGAAAGATATTATTGAGTCTGCTAATTTTGAGAGGATTAGCTCGCTGCAATTATTG TTCAATAGCAAAAGTTATT CTAACTTGGATGCAAAGAGGAAAGAAGACCATATttag
- the LOC131017378 gene encoding uncharacterized protein LOC131017378 isoform X3, whose product MSVRKMWKFNRKKTNLVKLHLLSNGIDLTYHTWIWHGERSISNYSITGVIEWALKMFNATMQRKGRKTLNWSIPKVPKQSDNSQCGFYVMRYMKDIIESANFERISSLQLLVI is encoded by the exons ATGTCCGTGCGCAAAATGTGGAAATTTAATAGGAAAAAGACTAATCTTGTAAAGTTGCATTTGTTGAGTAACGGTATCGATTTAACATACCATACATGGATATGGCATGGAGAAAGATCTATATCAAATTACTCAATAACGGGAGTTATTGAATG GGCGTTAAAGATGTTCAATGCCACGATGCAGAGGAAAGGAAGAAAGACACTAAACTGGTCAATACCTAAG GTTCCTAAACAATCTGACAACTCTCAGTGTGGTTTTTATGTCATGAGATATATGAAAGATATTATTGAGTCTGCTAATTTTGAGAGGATTAGCTCGCTGCAATTATTG GTAATATGA
- the LOC131017378 gene encoding uncharacterized protein LOC131017378 isoform X1 produces MSVRKMWKFNRKKTNLVKLHLLSNGIDLTYHTWIWHGERSISNYSITGVIEWALKMFNATMQRKGRKTLNWSIPKVPKQSDNSQCGFYVMRYMKDIIESANFERISSLQLLFNSKSYSSVEIGEERREWADCVLQVI; encoded by the exons ATGTCCGTGCGCAAAATGTGGAAATTTAATAGGAAAAAGACTAATCTTGTAAAGTTGCATTTGTTGAGTAACGGTATCGATTTAACATACCATACATGGATATGGCATGGAGAAAGATCTATATCAAATTACTCAATAACGGGAGTTATTGAATG GGCGTTAAAGATGTTCAATGCCACGATGCAGAGGAAAGGAAGAAAGACACTAAACTGGTCAATACCTAAG GTTCCTAAACAATCTGACAACTCTCAGTGTGGTTTTTATGTCATGAGATATATGAAAGATATTATTGAGTCTGCTAATTTTGAGAGGATTAGCTCGCTGCAATTATTG TTCAATAGCAAAAGTTATTCTAGTGTGGAGATTGGTGAAGAACGGAGGGAGTGGGCTGATTGTGTTTTGCAGGTAATATGA